The following DNA comes from Chitinophaga nivalis.
AAAAACCCCATCGCCCGGTGATCGAAATTGGTGAGGTTGGAACTAAAATAATTGAACTTATAAAAGAGATTGAGCCCCTTACCTGTACGGGATATATAGACATTCCCATTCCAGGACTCCTTGGGCGACCACTCATATCCGCGTTTCGGTGCATCATAGGGATCAATCGTCTTCGTCACGATGCCGGCGCCTTCATACTGGCCCCAGTAGCCATTAAACCGGTCACGGGAGACTGAGCCGCCGACAGACAGGTTGCTCATTAATTGATGGCTTACATTCAGCTTTTGTATATGCCGGCCTTTAGCACTGGTACCAAAGTCAGTATTGTATTCGTTTCTGACTGTTTCTTCTTGTATTTCCAATGTCAGATCCGTTTTGTTTTTTGCATTTTTTTTTGTGATGATATTAATCACACCGGAAATACTATTGGCGCCATATTCCACCCCCATTGCACCTTTCACAATTTCCACCCGCTCTACGTCATCCAGGCTGATGGTAGACAGATCTACATCACTACCCATGTTTTCATCACCGGCAATAGGAATATTATCCATCAGTATTTTCATATACTGGCTATTGAGGCCCAGTACCCTGATCTTCGATCTGCCGGTACCGGATTGATTCTCGATTTCAATGTTCAACTGTTGTTTCAGTAACTCCGCTACTGTACTCACAGCCATGTTTTGTATTTGTTTTTTATCGATGACTTCTACCCGGTAGATTGATTTATTTAATGCCTGCGGCTTATATTGTCCCGTCACTACTACGGGGTTGAGCATATTATTACGCTCACCGGCATTCCGAAGGGTTAGCTGCAGCGTAACCGTTTGATTTGCGGTAATAACTACGGCCTGACGGTTGCCTTCATAACTCACATGCGACAACTCCAGTACATACTTTCCGGCCTCGATCTGTTGAATTAAAAAATGGCCCTGCTTATCTGTAGTTGTTTTATAACGGCCACCAGCCAACGAAACAGTAACACCTGCCACCGGCAATTTTCCGGCATCTGTAATGGTTCCCTGCAGCGAGCCCTTTCCGGCCCTGGCAGGTTTTATAGCCACGGTATGTCCTGATTGCTGAAAAGACAATCCCGTTTGTGTACCCAGTTGTGTTAAAATATCTCCCACAGTACCGGAGGTGGCTGATAGGGATACCGACTGTGATAATTCCTTATCCAAACCACTATAAATAAAATGGATGCCGGCTTTTTCCTGCAGCTGCTGTAGTACCGCTTTCACGGTAAGCCGCCGGGGGATGATGTTAACGGCTGGTTGTTGCGCCTGTAATACATAGCAGCACAAGCACATGCAGCAGGCCATATATAGTCTGATACCTTTGATTACTACACTCATTTTTTTATTCCTCGTTAATTACTTATTTATTCAGGGATGCGCACACCGACGATGTCATCTTTATGTGTAAATTTTAGTGCAGTACTGAATTCCAGCATGGATAAAACCTTTTCCAGCGACAGATTATCTACAGTAGCCGTGAGCGGCATATTCCAATCAATATTTCCTTTTGGTATAAACTGTACACCATAATATGCTCCCAGTCGTTTCAATACCTGGCTCAGTGGCAGGTTATCAAAACGCAGGATACCTTTTGTCCATCCGGTTACCTGGGCACCGGCCGGGAAATCCCCGACGCTGGTGACCAGTCCCCGGGACTTATTATACAGCAATTCCTGTCCTGGTTTTAACTGACGGGTAGTATTATTGGCAGCGGCAAACTGTATGCAGCCCGTAGTCAGCATAACACTGATGAACGGATCACTGGCCGTATTACGTACATTGAACGTAGTACCCAATACCCGAATGGTAGTGCCGGAACTATGCACCATAAAAGGCTGTTCCGGGCGACGGGCTACCTCTAAAAATATCTCGCCTTCTGTGAGATGAATGTCTCTGGTATTACCATCAAAATTTTCCGGAAACTGTATGGTACTTCCGCTCATGAGATGTACCACACTACTGTCGGCCAGTAATATGCGCGAGCGGCTACCTTTGGGAGCGGTATAGGTTTTTAATTGTGCCGCCACCTGTTGTGTGGTAACAGTTGTCACATGAGACCGGAAGAATAAACCACCGGTAACCAGCAGCCCTATCATACATGCTGCTGCGGCAGCAGCTACCCACATCTTATATATACGTGTACGGCGTTTCCCGATACCCGGATGTTGCATCAGTTTTTGCCAGATTTCCTGCTCCAGTGCCGGATCAGCAACCGGTACGATATCATTGCCTTCCGTAAAGAAATTGTCCTCCTGTTCCAGCCATGCAGTAATGATTTTCTTTTCCTCCAGGCTACATGCTCCAGCATGGTAACGTCTGATCAATTCCGGATTTATATGTTGCATACAACTACATATACCAGAAAAGGCGGGATACCCTTGTGAAAAAAATAACATTTCCCGATTGCGTAAATGGGCACATAAAAATTTCCGATTCGCATAGGAGATCTTTCGGAAAATTACATACCCGGATGCTTCCGGATGTATTTAAGTGCTTTGGTGAGATGGTATTCAACGGTCTTTACTGCAATGCCCATGCGCAAGGCAATTTCTTTATGGGTCAGCGATTCGTAGCGGCTCATCACAAAAATGCTGCGGGCTGGTTCTTTCAGGAATGCTATTTTCTTTTCCAGCTGATCACGCATTTCATGGTACACATAATGATCATGGGGGGTATTATAGGCTTCATCAGATATATCAGCAGCGGTAATGCCCAATTGTTCAGACATGGCGTCTTTACGGTCCCGTGCATGCTTAAACACCTGGTATTTGGCTGCCTTTGAGAGGTATTTTTCCAGGCTCACGGCATCCCGTAAAGCCATTTTTCTTTCCCATAGGGTAACAAAAATATTCTGCACCATATCTTTCGCCGTATCCGCATCCTGCGTATACCGGAAGCATATGGCATATACCATTGCCCAATATCTCTTAAAGATAAGGGTGAACTCTTCATGACTATATATATCTTCGTATGTTCTCAAACGTTAGGACAGAATAGGTTACATAATGCCGGTATACTGGCTGCCTGCGGATTATTGAGTATAGAAAACATATCAGGCATCACTTTCGGCATGTGTAAAATTTAACGAAACCCATCAACAAGCAGCTGTAATGGTTTAATCAGAAAGAATGTATTTTAAGGTTTTCCGGCAGCAGATGGCCCGATTGCCTTTTGAACGGCGCTCTACCACAACCTGCCTTATAAAACAGACAGGTATAGCCTCGGTATGCTACTTTCAGCGGGATAAAGTTGGTACATTCCAAATATGATTTGTTTGCAAAACGGGAATTTGATTTATTTAAAAAGGAATTTTTCTTATTCCATACGGCGCTTATTCAATTATCTATATAAAGACGATTACTTGTTCAGGTATCCTGACAGCCATTACCGGAGATTTTCGTTCAGTTGTAGTTGACATTACCTGTTACAGATAAAATATCCGTTCTTATAAGTACGTAAAATGGTCTTGCCAGTAGCCGTTTTCCACAACAACCAACACACAGACAGCACGTGTAGATTATCGGGCAACCGATATATGCGGGGATTGGGGCAAATAGCCTGATTTTAAAACGGTTATGCCTTTCTCCGTTATCTATGTAGTAATCAGGCTTTGTCAACTCATTATTATTTCCTACATTCAGTATGTTAATCCTGCGAACCTGTAATACTAACGCCAACAAGTTTCTCTCTCACTTTAAATAAACTGTTATGAAAAAAGTCCATGAAAAAAAACTCCGTCTTGGTAAAGTAAAAGTTGCTACACTTACCCAGGCAACAGCAACAATCGGGAAAGAACGCATATGCGTAACTTCCGTTGAAGACAACAGCTGTCCCTTCATCTCGCGCATTGAGACCCGTTGCTTTTGTTAATTGACTGATTTGATGGCGATGCCATCTAATGGCATTTTGCAAACCTGTTTTCACGTGGTCCCACCCAATAGGTGGGGCCCCTCTGATCCCATTGTACACCGGCCAGGTTTATTGGGGTTAAACTGATCTTGTGGTGACTACGTTTAATAATAAGTAAAGGTACGCTCCACCATCAGAAAAGGGATTCCGTCCTGATAACCTACCATGGGTAGTATACCATAAAGAAAAATAAGCAGCAGCTTTTTACAATTTTCCATGCGACGCCTTTAATAGGCCTGTCATTGTTGATCGATTCAGATAAAAAATAACACTAAAACGCTACTACCAATCCTGCGTAGCAGCTGAAGGCATAAATGTTCCCCTCGCTTGTTGCCGTAGAAACAGGCGTATATTTTACCGGCTCAAATCCTTACCTGAATGGGATGGTATCGTTTTCGTATTCATGATGCTGCTTTTTGGAAGAAAAGCTGATTTTATCATAAACCATATTACCCGGAATATAAAACCGGGGCTAGCCATGGCTGCAGCTCCCTCATACATGTGAAATACCCGCAGAAATACCTGCTGTACGTGTGCATCTTTCGAACAGGCTCCCAACATTTTTTTCAACCCCCAGGACATCACAGATGCACCTCGCGCACGTTTCCCTTTTGTTTGCGGATAACTGAGATCAATAACACTTGTCAGCATCCAGGGCAGATCCAGGTGATTGATTAGCTGGCGCTGAAATGCCAATGTAAAGCCTTTGGCATTGTCCGCAGCATTGGCCAGATATTGCTGTAATTCCGCTACGTGACAGGCCGCCACGGTGATGCCTTGTCCGAAAACCGGATTAAATACACATACCGCATCTCCTACAACGACTAATCCATCAGGCAACGATGCCAGTTGTTCATAGTACCTTCGCCGGGTCTTTACTACTTTGTATAGCTTGGCCGGACCAATTGGCTGCTGATGAACAATCTGGTTATAAATATCCGGCTTGGGTAGTGAAGCGGCAAACGCTACATATCCGGCCTCGTCTGTCGGGGCATAATCGTCAAAATACCCGGTCAGGGTAACCATCAACTGGTTTCCTTGTACTTTCGACAGGAAACCGCCCCGCCAGGAATGTGGATATTCGGGATAAATGGCCAGGACCTTCCAGTCTTCTTTAAAATTCTCCGGGAAAGGATACAGATTGGTCGTATAACCGACGTTTATTTCGACCTCTTCTTCCGGGGGCTTTGTATAACCTATATTTTCCAGCCACTCCGGCGTCTGGGAGCCACGGCCGCCTGCATCGACTACCAGATCAGCAGTCAGGGATGTTACATTGCCATTCGGCTCCCGCAACTGTATGCCGTT
Coding sequences within:
- a CDS encoding TonB-dependent receptor translates to MSVVIKGIRLYMACCMCLCCYVLQAQQPAVNIIPRRLTVKAVLQQLQEKAGIHFIYSGLDKELSQSVSLSATSGTVGDILTQLGTQTGLSFQQSGHTVAIKPARAGKGSLQGTITDAGKLPVAGVTVSLAGGRYKTTTDKQGHFLIQQIEAGKYVLELSHVSYEGNRQAVVITANQTVTLQLTLRNAGERNNMLNPVVVTGQYKPQALNKSIYRVEVIDKKQIQNMAVSTVAELLKQQLNIEIENQSGTGRSKIRVLGLNSQYMKILMDNIPIAGDENMGSDVDLSTISLDDVERVEIVKGAMGVEYGANSISGVINIITKKNAKNKTDLTLEIQEETVRNEYNTDFGTSAKGRHIQKLNVSHQLMSNLSVGGSVSRDRFNGYWGQYEGAGIVTKTIDPYDAPKRGYEWSPKESWNGNVYISRTGKGLNLFYKFNYFSSNLTNFDHRAMGFLLKDEQLMINASVNNDYRTHRYNHHLSVRGDFWKDAYYSLDVSFQKNGLEHRRQAINLFDNSVIDKANGIPGSEKIKATDWEKHYQSQGFYAKGTLLKPIVTDKLDYNVGFEMDNTTGNQGYTNWFGDVSLSNPIEQTLFTGSAYTSAEWHVSKSLMIRPGFRVNYSNKLKMRTNQSVTTRYIINEHHDLRLIIGTSTRFPNYEELYSWYVNSIHDYRGNPDLRPEYGRSAELQWTYKKALGAHLNLETNLSSMFQYITDRIITITYRTPDDNSVTGRNTYTNENKYNGLLNQVNVNLVSDKFNLQLAGSLLGYRGDDNKSVDDYNKLLLNTQATAQFTYVLPLDIRAAAFYRYVGKQPLYVFVESPDGFIKILNQTDPYHNLDINIAKAIFRKKLDIRVGVRNLFDVTDIQYKPVNKPDNMHLNPQRTMRLYYGRSYFLKLSYSIFN
- a CDS encoding FecR family protein, yielding MQHINPELIRRYHAGACSLEEKKIITAWLEQEDNFFTEGNDIVPVADPALEQEIWQKLMQHPGIGKRRTRIYKMWVAAAAAACMIGLLVTGGLFFRSHVTTVTTQQVAAQLKTYTAPKGSRSRILLADSSVVHLMSGSTIQFPENFDGNTRDIHLTEGEIFLEVARRPEQPFMVHSSGTTIRVLGTTFNVRNTASDPFISVMLTTGCIQFAAANNTTRQLKPGQELLYNKSRGLVTSVGDFPAGAQVTGWTKGILRFDNLPLSQVLKRLGAYYGVQFIPKGNIDWNMPLTATVDNLSLEKVLSMLEFSTALKFTHKDDIVGVRIPE
- a CDS encoding sigma-70 family RNA polymerase sigma factor, which codes for MRTYEDIYSHEEFTLIFKRYWAMVYAICFRYTQDADTAKDMVQNIFVTLWERKMALRDAVSLEKYLSKAAKYQVFKHARDRKDAMSEQLGITAADISDEAYNTPHDHYVYHEMRDQLEKKIAFLKEPARSIFVMSRYESLTHKEIALRMGIAVKTVEYHLTKALKYIRKHPGM
- a CDS encoding FAD-dependent oxidoreductase, whose translation is MDQQSSRHHAIVIGGSITGLLAARVLADHFEKVTVLEKDTLTDTPVPHKTVPQGYHQHIVLGKGIDLLDNWFPGIIAEIIAEGGGRVDAGADLAWFFHGAWRPRFTSGLYTLISARPYTEFHVKRRLLAGYTNVVIQDDRHVAGLLVNDDKTRINGIQLREPNGNVTSLTADLVVDAGGRGSQTPEWLENIGYTKPPEEEVEINVGYTTNLYPFPENFKEDWKVLAIYPEYPHSWRGGFLSKVQGNQLMVTLTGYFDDYAPTDEAGYVAFAASLPKPDIYNQIVHQQPIGPAKLYKVVKTRRRYYEQLASLPDGLVVVGDAVCVFNPVFGQGITVAACHVAELQQYLANAADNAKGFTLAFQRQLINHLDLPWMLTSVIDLSYPQTKGKRARGASVMSWGLKKMLGACSKDAHVQQVFLRVFHMYEGAAAMASPGFIFRVIWFMIKSAFLPKSSIMNTKTIPSHSGKDLSR